The following proteins come from a genomic window of Polyangia bacterium:
- a CDS encoding MnmC family methyltransferase — MNHEVVRTRGGALAMRSLDAGEVMHPGVGPLIEAQRLYVEQSRLAERLRAGPTATLVVFDVGLGAGSNAVAAWAVSESLAGTSAVRLELVSFERDLGALQVALAHEVAFGLTGDAGVAARALLADGRHDSARTSWRLVRGDVLEALAGESARADLIFWDPFSPRANPALWTVAAFAAARRAAGPRATLFTYSASTTVRVAMLLGGWAVGIGDGIGEKGQTTSAAVDVRDLRRPIDRTWLRRLDRPDARLPDDSPVDALARVRAAPQFSAVADLIHPLSSIV; from the coding sequence GTGAATCACGAAGTGGTGCGCACGCGCGGCGGCGCGCTGGCCATGCGCAGCCTTGATGCCGGCGAGGTCATGCACCCCGGCGTCGGTCCTTTGATCGAGGCGCAGCGTCTTTACGTGGAGCAATCGCGCCTGGCCGAGCGCCTGCGCGCCGGCCCGACGGCGACGCTGGTGGTGTTCGACGTCGGACTGGGCGCGGGATCAAACGCCGTCGCGGCGTGGGCGGTGTCCGAGTCGCTGGCCGGAACAAGCGCGGTGCGGCTCGAGCTGGTGAGTTTCGAACGCGATCTGGGCGCCTTGCAGGTGGCGCTGGCGCATGAAGTGGCCTTCGGTCTGACCGGCGATGCGGGCGTGGCGGCGCGGGCGCTGTTGGCCGACGGCCGTCACGACAGCGCGCGCACGTCGTGGCGGCTGGTGCGCGGCGACGTCCTTGAAGCGCTGGCGGGCGAATCGGCGCGGGCCGACCTGATTTTCTGGGATCCGTTTTCGCCGCGGGCCAACCCGGCGTTGTGGACGGTGGCGGCCTTCGCGGCGGCGCGCCGGGCGGCGGGCCCGCGCGCCACGCTGTTCACGTACAGCGCCTCGACGACGGTGCGGGTGGCGATGCTGCTCGGCGGTTGGGCAGTGGGCATCGGCGATGGCATCGGCGAAAAGGGGCAGACCACCTCCGCCGCCGTCGACGTGCGCGATCTGCGGCGGCCAATCGATCGAACGTGGCTGCGACGGCTGGATCGGCCGGACGCGCGCCTGCCGGACGATTCGCCCGTTGATGCGCTGGCGCGCGTGCGGGCGGCGCCGCAATTTTCCGCGGTCGCCGATCTCATCCATCCGCTGAGCAGCATCGTTTGA
- a CDS encoding glycosyltransferase family 39 protein, with product MKVDALLGRLRSLASSGWKAVAAWGPRTSHPATGLLLVLMILAGVVLRIQNVGYPFRQSFDEPQYVAAAHQFLIGVPDTGECCHPPLGKLMIGVGMLLVGNNPAGWRFAPLCFGLQSIVLVFLIASSLFEDRRAGWFAAAFMAADGFFLTYSRAALPDMSLACLVLWSMLAAITARGWAGVLACAVLVGLAASIKWVGLLVGLPACVAILLLRRAPWYSIVSFGIVPFVHLAIWMLGLRLIGHPDGLRDVLEEIRRRAQIHLGFVHGINPLESAWYTWLVLYHPIVIKSARLGAKIRLAASIGNPVLWIAADLCLLALPVLGAAAALSPRRRERWFAWFDVRYSKAFVIVGVCWVSMMLLWFSRRITTYWYHYLTPWGIAIVLLAGVVARLDRRFPKGVLSFVLVVLAVFVYFAPVWAELPISVSAAHRRLIFPLWR from the coding sequence ATGAAGGTCGACGCTTTGCTTGGCCGCCTGCGCAGCTTGGCGTCCTCGGGCTGGAAGGCCGTGGCCGCCTGGGGTCCCCGCACGTCGCATCCGGCCACCGGCCTTCTGCTCGTGCTCATGATCCTCGCCGGGGTGGTGCTGCGCATCCAGAACGTGGGCTATCCGTTTCGCCAGTCGTTCGACGAGCCCCAGTACGTCGCGGCGGCCCATCAATTCCTCATCGGTGTCCCGGATACGGGCGAATGTTGCCATCCGCCACTCGGCAAGCTGATGATCGGCGTAGGCATGCTGCTGGTCGGGAACAACCCGGCGGGGTGGAGGTTCGCGCCGCTTTGTTTCGGGTTGCAGAGCATCGTGCTCGTGTTCTTGATTGCGAGCTCGCTGTTCGAGGACCGACGGGCGGGCTGGTTCGCGGCTGCATTCATGGCGGCCGACGGCTTTTTCCTCACATACTCGCGCGCCGCGCTGCCCGATATGAGCCTGGCCTGTCTCGTGCTGTGGAGTATGCTCGCCGCGATCACAGCACGCGGGTGGGCCGGCGTCCTGGCGTGTGCGGTGCTGGTCGGTCTCGCGGCGTCCATCAAGTGGGTTGGTTTGCTGGTTGGTCTGCCCGCCTGCGTCGCCATCCTGCTGCTGCGGCGTGCCCCCTGGTACTCGATCGTTTCATTCGGAATCGTGCCGTTCGTGCACCTGGCGATCTGGATGCTCGGGCTCCGGTTGATCGGGCATCCCGACGGTTTGAGGGACGTGTTGGAGGAAATACGTCGACGGGCGCAGATTCACCTGGGGTTCGTGCACGGCATCAATCCCTTGGAGTCGGCCTGGTACACCTGGCTCGTTCTCTACCATCCCATCGTGATCAAGAGCGCGCGGTTAGGAGCAAAAATCCGACTCGCCGCGAGCATTGGCAACCCGGTGCTCTGGATCGCAGCGGATCTCTGCCTTTTGGCGTTGCCCGTGCTGGGAGCTGCGGCGGCCCTCAGTCCCCGCCGGCGTGAGCGATGGTTCGCGTGGTTCGACGTTCGCTACAGCAAGGCGTTCGTGATCGTAGGGGTTTGCTGGGTGTCCATGATGTTGCTCTGGTTCTCCAGGCGCATCACCACGTACTGGTATCACTACCTCACGCCCTGGGGCATCGCGATCGTCCTCCTGGCGGGCGTCGTCGCTCGCCTGGATCGCCGCTTTCCCAAGGGGGTGTTGTCATTCGTGCTCGTCGTGCTGGCGGTCTTCGTCTACTTCGCGCCGGTCTGGGCCGAGCTCCCGATCTCGGTGTCCGCCGCGCACCGTCGGCTCATCTTCCCTCTGTGGCGCTAA
- a CDS encoding DNA internalization-related competence protein ComEC/Rec2 produces the protein MLLPYWCACFAVGIAFAAAASFGAVTCAAAVAVGLSLAAVLGWRRAERIGVGAMLFAAGVLGAYRAAPSADAAPGVNFRGRVDDNQPAQLEGVVAHGPETAAHGTRLVVAIDRVDGQAGSGTLWLSVLAGWPDFGPGERVRFSSRLRAARGLRNPGLADPAVAFRAAGIDALAGVSAAGDITRVGGAPASGPRRWAFRARRAMRAAIEAEVSGEAAAFLRTAVLGERRGVSDEVEAHFRAAGATHVLSVSGLHLAAVAGLFFLCVRALAARVPRLALWIDPRAVAAAVALPALAFFTLLTGEAVATERSALMLAVGMVAFIVGRSPSGPAAVAAAALVLLASSPLLLFDVSLQLSFASVVGMVMLARTLGPRGRPARVWARVGFWLWRFGAATLSATAATAPLVAHHFGEIAPASPLGNLALVPLVEMVVVPCGLFGAAMGAFLPWLGHWPLQMAALATRAALAVAAVFGGHAPVWVCRMPNPFETLALSAGLLLGAGAVVPAARAQRWRLAAALVLLAAALTSLVAREVARRRDPNLRVTFLDVGQGDAAVVEAPGGRTLVIDGGGAYDGSFDPGQRVVEPFLRRRGVTTIDLMALSHPHPDHLGGLQWLAQRFAVRALWTSGDDGKNPAYARLLATAKAHGTPTDPPTTTTFGPLCVEPLGPWLGDRIAAPPGMSVNDASLVLRLSFAGRALLFPGDLEADGEGELVGRATVGQTVHADVLKVPHHGSRTSSSDELLDAVAPSLAVASLGWQNRFRFPSPEVVGRYADRHVRWLRTDLAGAVTVTIDPTGAISVRCERGCP, from the coding sequence GTGCTTCTGCCGTACTGGTGCGCCTGCTTCGCCGTCGGGATCGCCTTCGCCGCGGCGGCCTCGTTCGGGGCGGTGACCTGCGCGGCGGCGGTGGCTGTCGGGTTGTCGTTGGCGGCGGTGCTGGGCTGGCGACGGGCGGAACGGATCGGGGTCGGGGCGATGCTGTTCGCGGCCGGCGTGCTGGGCGCGTACCGGGCGGCGCCGTCGGCAGACGCCGCGCCGGGCGTGAATTTTCGCGGCCGCGTTGACGACAATCAGCCGGCCCAACTGGAAGGGGTAGTGGCACACGGACCCGAGACCGCGGCGCACGGCACGCGCCTTGTGGTAGCCATCGATCGTGTCGACGGGCAGGCCGGGTCTGGCACCCTCTGGTTGTCGGTGTTGGCGGGCTGGCCGGATTTCGGGCCGGGCGAGCGGGTGCGTTTTTCGTCGCGTCTGCGGGCGGCCCGTGGCCTGCGTAACCCGGGCCTGGCCGATCCGGCGGTAGCTTTTCGCGCCGCCGGGATCGACGCGCTGGCGGGCGTATCCGCGGCGGGCGACATCACCCGCGTCGGTGGCGCGCCCGCCAGCGGTCCGCGCCGCTGGGCCTTTCGCGCCCGGCGGGCCATGCGCGCCGCCATCGAAGCCGAGGTCAGCGGCGAAGCGGCGGCGTTCCTGCGCACGGCCGTGCTGGGCGAACGCCGCGGCGTCAGCGACGAAGTCGAAGCGCATTTTCGCGCCGCCGGCGCCACCCACGTGCTGTCGGTGTCCGGGCTGCACCTGGCGGCGGTGGCGGGGCTGTTCTTCCTCTGCGTGCGGGCGCTGGCCGCGCGTGTGCCGCGGCTGGCGCTGTGGATCGATCCGCGAGCGGTGGCGGCGGCGGTGGCTTTGCCGGCGCTGGCGTTCTTCACGTTGCTGACTGGCGAAGCGGTGGCCACCGAGCGCTCGGCGTTGATGCTGGCGGTGGGCATGGTGGCGTTCATCGTCGGACGTTCGCCGTCGGGGCCGGCGGCGGTGGCGGCGGCGGCGCTGGTCTTGCTGGCCTCGTCGCCGCTGTTGCTGTTCGACGTGTCGCTGCAGCTGTCATTCGCGTCGGTGGTGGGGATGGTGATGCTGGCCCGGACGCTGGGGCCGCGGGGGCGGCCGGCGCGGGTTTGGGCGCGCGTCGGGTTCTGGTTGTGGCGCTTCGGCGCGGCCACGCTGTCGGCCACCGCGGCCACCGCGCCGCTGGTGGCCCATCACTTCGGCGAGATCGCTCCCGCGTCGCCGCTGGGCAACCTGGCGCTGGTGCCGCTGGTGGAGATGGTCGTCGTTCCGTGCGGGCTTTTCGGTGCGGCGATGGGCGCGTTCCTGCCGTGGCTGGGACACTGGCCGCTGCAGATGGCGGCGTTGGCCACGCGGGCGGCGCTGGCCGTCGCCGCCGTGTTCGGCGGACACGCGCCGGTCTGGGTGTGTCGGATGCCGAATCCGTTCGAGACCCTGGCGCTCAGCGCGGGCTTGTTGCTGGGGGCCGGCGCCGTGGTGCCGGCGGCGCGCGCGCAGCGTTGGCGGCTGGCAGCGGCGCTGGTTCTGCTGGCTGCCGCGTTGACCAGCCTGGTGGCGCGCGAGGTGGCGCGGCGACGTGATCCCAATTTGCGCGTGACGTTCCTCGACGTCGGGCAGGGCGACGCGGCGGTGGTCGAAGCGCCCGGCGGTCGCACGCTGGTCATCGACGGTGGCGGCGCCTACGACGGCTCGTTCGATCCGGGGCAGCGCGTGGTCGAACCGTTCTTGCGCCGGCGCGGCGTGACCACGATCGATCTGATGGCGCTGTCGCATCCCCATCCTGATCATCTGGGCGGTCTGCAGTGGCTGGCGCAGCGATTTGCCGTGCGCGCATTGTGGACCAGCGGCGACGACGGCAAGAACCCAGCGTACGCGCGCCTGCTCGCCACGGCCAAGGCGCACGGCACGCCGACCGACCCGCCGACCACCACGACGTTCGGTCCGCTCTGCGTTGAACCGCTGGGGCCGTGGCTGGGCGATCGCATCGCCGCGCCGCCGGGCATGAGCGTCAACGACGCCTCGCTGGTCTTGCGCCTTTCCTTTGCCGGCCGCGCGCTGCTGTTTCCCGGCGATCTGGAGGCCGACGGCGAAGGCGAGCTGGTCGGTCGCGCCACGGTGGGCCAGACGGTGCACGCCGACGTCTTGAAGGTCCCGCACCACGGCAGCCGGACGTCATCCAGCGACGAACTGCTGGACGCGGTGGCGCCGTCACTGGCGGTGGCGTCGCTGGGCTGGCAAAACCGCTTCCGGTTTCCGTCGCCCGAAGTGGTGGGGCGCTATGCCGACCGGCACGTTCGCTGGTTGCGGACCGATCTGGCAGGCGCGGTGACCGTGACCATCGATCCGACCGGCGCTATTTCCGTTCGCTGCGAACGCGGCTGTCCCTGA
- a CDS encoding FHA domain-containing protein, with amino-acid sequence MPLRFRILAVAADAPDPGPAVERQVDVPDGAAEIRLGRRDDLEIVLPFAALSGLHARLLRTTIGFVLEDLGSRNGTAVEDRVLTAHGRTPLQPGQRFRLANIWLVFEGPVPAGAGAVEGTGTLARRLVSDLFAHRPGGGEVARLIVTSGPDAGRALHLDRADHPYSVGRDPEGDLVLTTGELSRAHASLLRRWEGVFVRDLASKNGVTVGDEPVEGERRLHDGDRLRMGAVEFSFEDPEDRYLRQMDAPLPAPRPSLLAGVSGVNLSHPDLSRVPMPMEIAPSGGAMADAHRPLSHRARLILAIAGMVVFTAIGLLVLLAFLP; translated from the coding sequence ATGCCGTTGCGCTTTCGCATCCTGGCCGTCGCCGCCGACGCGCCCGATCCCGGCCCGGCCGTCGAGCGGCAAGTGGATGTACCCGACGGCGCAGCCGAGATCCGCCTCGGGCGGCGCGACGATCTGGAGATCGTGCTGCCGTTCGCCGCCCTGTCGGGTTTGCACGCGCGGTTGCTCCGGACAACGATCGGCTTCGTCCTCGAAGATCTCGGCAGCCGCAACGGCACCGCCGTCGAGGATCGCGTGCTCACCGCGCACGGCCGGACGCCACTGCAGCCAGGCCAGCGTTTTCGACTGGCCAACATCTGGCTGGTCTTCGAAGGGCCGGTCCCGGCGGGCGCCGGCGCGGTGGAAGGCACGGGCACGCTGGCGCGCCGGCTGGTGAGCGATCTGTTCGCCCACCGCCCCGGCGGCGGCGAGGTGGCCCGTCTCATCGTCACCAGCGGCCCCGACGCCGGCCGCGCGCTGCACCTGGATCGCGCCGATCATCCCTATTCGGTGGGACGCGATCCGGAGGGTGACCTGGTGCTCACCACTGGCGAGCTGTCGCGCGCCCACGCCTCGCTGCTGCGGCGCTGGGAGGGCGTGTTCGTGCGCGATCTCGCCTCGAAGAACGGCGTCACCGTCGGCGACGAACCGGTCGAAGGCGAGCGACGCCTGCATGATGGCGATCGTCTGCGCATGGGCGCGGTGGAATTTTCCTTCGAGGATCCCGAAGATCGCTACCTGCGCCAGATGGACGCGCCGCTGCCCGCACCGCGCCCGTCGCTGCTCGCCGGCGTGTCGGGCGTGAACCTTTCGCACCCTGATCTGTCGCGCGTGCCCATGCCGATGGAGATCGCGCCATCGGGAGGGGCGATGGCCGACGCGCATCGTCCGCTGTCCCACCGCGCCCGCCTCATCCTGGCCATCGCCGGGATGGTGGTGTTCACGGCGATCGGTCTTCTGGTGCTGCTGGCGTTTCTGCCTTAA
- a CDS encoding signal recognition particle protein encodes MFETLTKGFRTAKQKFQGMAELDEATVDDALKEVRTALLEADVGFDVVQDFCKRVREKAVGVIVKVKASSNERVKRVTPEDHFVKLCHDELVDLMGPVDNSIKFAKKGPTGIMLVGLQGSGKTTTIGKLALFLEKKHKRPLLVAADVYRPAAIEQLKVIGGRLDIPVYAEPGGSPPDICEKAVRVAAETGRDVILFDTAGRLAIDEPLMHELEEINRRAHPANILLIVDAMIGQDAVGTAKAFNDRLDLDGVILTKLDGDARGGAALSVRAVTGKPIKFVGMGESSERLEEFRPDGMASRILGRGDVVGLIQQFEEVVDEEKAEQDAVRMLKGKFDMNDFLEQIGVLKKMGSLSEMVEKIPGVADAMPEGAKIDDRELVRIGSMISSMTDDERRHPERFVVTSWEEVVDGGKRKKKRSAFYDQGRLKRVARGCGHKENEVADLLNRFAMMRQMMMQIGMSSGLLGKIPGFKQLAQMKKFAGLDVNQLANMMNTPSAERGHFQAPKRNVDKGKEKRKRKDARKARKKGRQRR; translated from the coding sequence ATGTTCGAAACGCTGACCAAGGGCTTCCGCACCGCCAAGCAGAAATTTCAAGGAATGGCGGAGCTGGACGAAGCGACCGTCGATGACGCGCTGAAAGAGGTGCGGACCGCGCTGCTGGAAGCAGACGTCGGCTTCGACGTGGTCCAGGACTTCTGCAAGCGGGTGCGGGAGAAAGCGGTCGGCGTCATCGTCAAGGTCAAGGCCTCGTCGAACGAACGGGTCAAGCGCGTCACCCCTGAAGATCACTTCGTCAAGCTGTGCCACGACGAGCTGGTCGATCTGATGGGTCCCGTCGACAACAGCATCAAGTTCGCCAAGAAAGGCCCTACCGGCATCATGCTGGTCGGCCTGCAGGGCTCGGGCAAGACCACCACCATCGGCAAGCTGGCCCTGTTCTTAGAGAAGAAGCACAAACGCCCGCTGCTGGTCGCCGCCGACGTTTATCGCCCGGCCGCCATCGAGCAGCTGAAGGTGATCGGCGGCCGCCTGGACATCCCGGTCTACGCCGAACCGGGTGGGTCGCCGCCGGACATCTGCGAAAAAGCGGTGCGCGTGGCGGCCGAGACCGGGCGCGACGTCATCCTCTTCGACACCGCCGGACGTCTGGCCATCGACGAGCCGTTGATGCACGAACTGGAAGAGATCAACCGGCGCGCCCACCCGGCGAACATCTTGCTGATCGTCGACGCCATGATCGGTCAGGACGCGGTCGGCACGGCGAAGGCGTTCAACGATCGGCTGGATCTCGACGGCGTCATCCTGACCAAGCTGGACGGCGACGCACGCGGCGGCGCCGCGCTGTCGGTCCGGGCCGTCACCGGCAAGCCGATCAAGTTCGTCGGTATGGGCGAATCGTCGGAGCGCCTGGAAGAGTTCCGCCCCGACGGCATGGCCAGCCGCATCTTGGGCCGCGGCGATGTGGTGGGCCTGATCCAGCAGTTCGAAGAGGTCGTCGACGAGGAGAAAGCCGAACAAGACGCCGTCCGCATGCTGAAGGGGAAGTTCGACATGAACGACTTCCTCGAACAGATCGGCGTGCTGAAAAAAATGGGCTCGCTGTCCGAGATGGTCGAGAAGATCCCCGGCGTCGCCGACGCCATGCCCGAGGGCGCCAAGATCGACGACCGCGAGCTGGTGCGCATCGGTTCGATGATCTCGTCGATGACCGACGACGAACGCCGGCACCCGGAGCGATTCGTGGTCACCAGCTGGGAAGAGGTGGTCGACGGCGGCAAGCGCAAGAAGAAGCGCAGCGCCTTTTACGACCAGGGCCGCCTCAAGCGCGTCGCCCGCGGCTGCGGCCACAAGGAAAACGAGGTCGCCGATCTGCTGAACCGCTTCGCGATGATGCGGCAGATGATGATGCAGATCGGAATGTCGAGCGGCCTGCTGGGAAAGATCCCGGGGTTCAAGCAGCTGGCCCAGATGAAAAAGTTCGCCGGCCTGGACGTCAACCAGCTGGCCAACATGATGAACACGCCGTCGGCCGAACGCGGACACTTTCAGGCGCCCAAGCGCAACGTCGACAAGGGCAAGGAAAAGCGCAAACGCAAGGACGCCCGCAAGGCGCGCAAAAAGGGGCGCCAGCGCCGTTAA
- a CDS encoding RDD family protein: protein MPSASSPAKNPTNRPTEERVIRVRVTGFPRRCAAVIVDAAVLLACTAGVTLVAAFALKVPMPGLREVGPDLLVAGILDRNPMAVGAVGLFVGITILYQLYFAGIAGQTLGMRLVGIRLISGRARAPGATRGMVRLAGMVVSVLPAGLGWLWALFDREHRALHDHLAGTYVIVDDR from the coding sequence ATGCCCAGCGCATCCTCGCCTGCCAAGAACCCGACCAACCGACCAACCGAGGAGCGGGTGATCCGGGTGCGTGTGACGGGATTTCCCCGTCGGTGCGCGGCGGTGATCGTGGACGCCGCGGTGCTGCTGGCCTGCACCGCCGGCGTGACCCTGGTGGCGGCGTTCGCGCTCAAGGTGCCGATGCCCGGCCTGCGCGAGGTCGGCCCCGATCTGCTGGTGGCCGGCATCCTGGATCGCAACCCGATGGCGGTGGGCGCGGTCGGCCTGTTCGTGGGGATCACCATTCTCTATCAGTTGTACTTTGCCGGCATCGCCGGCCAGACGTTGGGGATGCGCCTGGTGGGGATTCGGTTGATCTCGGGTCGGGCGCGCGCGCCGGGCGCCACGCGCGGGATGGTTCGCCTGGCCGGCATGGTGGTCAGCGTGCTGCCCGCCGGCCTGGGTTGGCTGTGGGCGCTGTTCGATCGCGAGCACCGCGCCCTGCACGATCACCTGGCCGGCACCTACGTCATCGTCGACGATCGCTGA
- a CDS encoding 16S rRNA (uracil(1498)-N(3))-methyltransferase gives MPRVFVAPEKLGGARVVLDGEAHHHLSRVLRARVGDQVIVFDGQGTEIDAQVTNTDARTTELHLGDRRAGAVTAPVRITLLQALARGEKMDWIIQKTCELGVARVVPVLTGRTVAPPAQAAARQQRWQRIAREAARQCGRADVPAIEAPAPLAAAVAAVDAGDLRLVLWEASTGKPLRTALPSAPRSTTLLIGSEGGFSSAEIALAEAAGFAVVGLGRRILRVETAAVVAVALLQFAAGGLD, from the coding sequence GTGCCTCGGGTCTTCGTCGCGCCTGAAAAACTGGGCGGCGCCCGCGTCGTGCTCGACGGTGAAGCCCACCATCATCTGTCGCGCGTGCTGCGCGCGCGGGTCGGCGATCAGGTAATCGTCTTCGACGGGCAAGGCACGGAGATCGATGCCCAGGTGACCAACACCGACGCCAGGACCACCGAACTGCACCTCGGCGATCGCCGCGCCGGCGCTGTCACCGCACCGGTGCGCATCACGTTGCTGCAGGCGCTGGCCCGTGGCGAGAAAATGGATTGGATCATCCAGAAGACCTGCGAGTTAGGCGTCGCGCGAGTGGTTCCCGTGCTGACCGGACGAACTGTCGCCCCGCCGGCGCAGGCGGCCGCGCGGCAGCAACGCTGGCAGCGCATCGCCCGGGAAGCCGCCCGCCAGTGCGGACGCGCCGACGTGCCGGCGATCGAAGCGCCCGCGCCTCTGGCGGCGGCGGTGGCGGCCGTCGATGCCGGCGATCTGCGCCTGGTCCTGTGGGAAGCGTCCACGGGAAAACCGCTGCGCACCGCCCTTCCGTCGGCCCCGCGATCGACGACGCTGCTGATCGGCTCGGAAGGTGGATTTTCCTCAGCCGAGATCGCTCTGGCGGAAGCGGCGGGGTTTGCCGTCGTCGGGTTGGGTCGCCGCATCTTGCGTGTGGAAACCGCCGCCGTGGTGGCCGTGGCCCTGCTACAGTTCGCCGCCGGTGGGCTGGACTAG